One region of Agrobacterium tumefaciens genomic DNA includes:
- a CDS encoding rhomboid family intramembrane serine protease, whose translation MSNGDGEQPPVSESQELKEDAHNPVFNLPPLLVGILAALLLAFVVPAYLLSEDGNGWFIFTFGFIPLRYAVPLSQQGLEWLWTPVTYSFLHGGIEHILFNGLWLMAFGAPVLRRIGTLRFVLLWCISAAVSAFGHAALNWGDVTVLIGASGVVSALMGAACRFAFPSRGGYSASFGHLMPRQSIVAALSNRTVLIFTLMWLFGNVLIAVGVPLFGDVGGEVAWDAHVFGFLLGFLFFGLFDRPIRGNLPSEGVEHPL comes from the coding sequence GCCGCCGGTTTCGGAAAGTCAGGAACTGAAAGAGGACGCACATAATCCCGTCTTCAACCTGCCGCCGCTTCTGGTCGGCATATTGGCGGCGCTGCTCTTGGCCTTTGTGGTTCCGGCCTATCTTCTTTCGGAGGATGGCAACGGCTGGTTCATCTTCACCTTCGGCTTCATTCCGCTGCGTTACGCGGTGCCATTATCCCAGCAGGGGCTGGAATGGCTCTGGACGCCGGTGACATATTCTTTTCTGCACGGCGGCATCGAGCATATTCTTTTTAACGGATTGTGGTTGATGGCCTTTGGCGCACCGGTTCTGCGCCGGATCGGAACGCTTCGCTTCGTACTGTTATGGTGCATATCCGCCGCCGTTTCAGCTTTTGGCCACGCGGCGCTGAACTGGGGCGATGTGACGGTTCTGATCGGAGCATCTGGTGTCGTTTCGGCCCTGATGGGAGCCGCATGCCGTTTCGCTTTCCCGTCGCGCGGCGGCTACAGCGCCTCTTTCGGCCATCTGATGCCGAGGCAGAGCATTGTCGCGGCGCTTTCGAACAGGACCGTGCTGATCTTCACGCTGATGTGGCTTTTCGGCAATGTCCTGATCGCGGTCGGCGTGCCGCTGTTTGGCGATGTCGGCGGTGAAGTCGCCTGGGATGCGCATGTCTTCGGCTTTCTCCTCGGCTTCCTGTTCTTCGGCCTGTTCGATCGCCCGATCCGCGGGAACCTTCCCAGTGAGGGTGTGGAACACCCGCTTTAG
- a CDS encoding CBS domain-containing protein yields MATFVKDLLDRKGRNVVTVGPSVSIGEAAATLNAHKIGALVVTDADGVVLGIFTERDLVKVVAGEGAASLLQSVSVAMTKNVIRCHHNSTTDELMEIMTGGRFRHIPVEDDGRLAGIISIGDVVKARIGEIEAEAEHIKAYIAG; encoded by the coding sequence ATGGCAACATTCGTAAAAGATCTTCTCGACCGCAAGGGCCGGAATGTCGTGACTGTGGGTCCGAGCGTAAGCATCGGCGAGGCGGCAGCAACGCTGAATGCGCACAAGATCGGTGCACTCGTCGTGACCGATGCCGACGGCGTCGTTCTCGGTATTTTCACGGAACGCGATCTGGTGAAGGTCGTGGCAGGCGAGGGCGCTGCCTCCCTTCTGCAATCCGTTTCGGTGGCCATGACGAAGAACGTCATCCGCTGTCATCACAATTCCACCACCGACGAATTGATGGAAATCATGACCGGAGGGCGGTTCCGCCATATTCCGGTTGAGGACGACGGTCGTCTTGCCGGCATCATCTCCATCGGTGACGTGGTAAAGGCGCGGATCGGCGAGATCGAGGCGGAAGCCGAACATATCAAGGCCTATATCGCCGGATGA
- a CDS encoding patatin-like phospholipase family protein has protein sequence MLGWGSNRHNALAAGSTETIVNEVVDTRRIALALGGGAARGWAHIGVLRALDEAGVKIGMIAGTSIGALVGGCYLAGKLDELEEFARSLTMRRIAGLLDLTIGGGGLFGGMRLTKRMQEHLEGLRVENLEHPFIAVATELRTGHEVWIHQGDLVTALRSSYALPGIFEPVQCNGRTLIDGALVNPVPVSVCRAYEQALVVAVNLNYDLFGRSAVVKHSSSPPNGAAPSLEGPPRPGLPGVMVQAFNIIQDRISRSRLAGDPPDLMLHPRINDIGLSEFHRASEAIDRGYEETRARVPELERMQQAFRR, from the coding sequence ATGTTGGGCTGGGGAAGCAATCGTCACAATGCTCTTGCGGCTGGCAGCACCGAAACAATCGTCAACGAGGTCGTTGATACGCGCCGGATTGCGCTTGCGCTCGGCGGCGGTGCTGCGCGCGGCTGGGCCCATATCGGCGTCCTGAGGGCACTAGACGAAGCCGGTGTAAAAATCGGCATGATTGCCGGAACCTCGATAGGCGCGCTGGTCGGCGGTTGTTATCTCGCCGGAAAGCTCGATGAGCTGGAGGAATTTGCCCGTTCGCTGACAATGCGGCGTATTGCCGGCCTGCTCGATCTGACGATCGGCGGCGGCGGTCTCTTCGGCGGCATGCGGCTGACTAAGCGCATGCAGGAGCATCTCGAAGGCTTGCGCGTCGAAAACCTCGAGCACCCTTTCATCGCCGTCGCCACGGAATTGCGCACCGGCCACGAGGTCTGGATTCACCAGGGCGACCTCGTCACCGCACTGCGCTCATCCTATGCGTTGCCGGGCATTTTCGAGCCCGTGCAATGCAACGGCCGCACCCTGATCGACGGCGCTCTCGTCAACCCCGTGCCGGTTTCGGTCTGCAGGGCCTATGAGCAGGCGCTCGTCGTCGCCGTCAATCTCAATTACGATCTGTTCGGCCGCTCTGCCGTGGTCAAACATTCCTCTTCGCCCCCGAATGGCGCAGCACCTTCCCTGGAAGGTCCGCCGCGCCCCGGCCTGCCTGGCGTCATGGTGCAGGCCTTCAATATCATTCAGGACCGGATTTCGCGCTCGCGCCTGGCGGGCGACCCGCCCGACCTCATGCTGCATCCCCGTATCAACGATATCGGCCTCTCGGAATTCCATCGCGCCAGCGAAGCCATCGACAGGGGATACGAGGAAACACGCGCCCGCGTTCCCGAGCTGGAGCGCATGCAGCAGGCGTTCCGACGCTAA